One genomic window of Candidatus Pseudobacter hemicellulosilyticus includes the following:
- a CDS encoding gliding motility-associated C-terminal domain-containing protein: MAAGFSGQAQLCTGSLGDPIINIDFGSGSGRGPALGSDVTAYTYSGSGQLGEASYTIANSTSGLKGTVWHTSTDHTGNNNGYMMVVNCEILASEGVFYTKKVSGLCAGTTYEFSAWIMNVMAQVTPNPNVTFRVSNAGGTVLGSYTTGEIPVTASPAWKQFGFYFTTSSETEVVVTVLNSAPSAIPGNDLALDDIQFRPCGPTVTTSFSNGSGTQNICAGDAAVFQLTGSLSNGYASPAYQWQVSKDNGATWNDISGAISLSYTTPSTPAAGTYLYRLAVAQAGNIGSVNCRIASTPLTIIVHGNTVPGASSNNPACVGETIQLSANTGAVSYQWTGPNSFSSNEQNPVITAVSTVVNGTYTVITTSQYGCTSTGSTAIEVNPVPTAIAGSDVAICEGAAALLQGGGGTGTSTFSWLPVTGLSSPGTASTQAAPTDSTAYVLTVFNGQCRGYDTVNVFVWKKPVANAGPDQAIHEGNSVRLSGSAGGTDIYFSWSPLYAINDAGTLQPLVSPTQDSSYTLLVSSEHGCTASSDKVFVRVYKKLSIPNVFSPNNDGIHDTWRVDQLSSYPQSVLSVFNRNGQLVFRTTGNAREWDGRYNGQPVPVGTYYYIIDLKSGIPNFSGWVMVLR, translated from the coding sequence ATGGCCGCCGGTTTTTCGGGGCAGGCGCAGCTATGCACCGGCAGCCTGGGCGACCCCATTATCAACATTGATTTTGGCTCGGGAAGCGGCAGGGGCCCCGCCCTGGGATCGGATGTCACCGCCTATACCTATTCCGGTTCAGGACAGCTGGGCGAAGCTTCCTATACCATCGCTAATAGTACTTCAGGGCTCAAAGGTACCGTTTGGCATACCAGCACTGACCATACAGGCAACAACAATGGCTATATGATGGTGGTCAACTGTGAGATACTGGCCTCAGAAGGGGTGTTTTATACTAAAAAGGTCTCAGGCCTCTGCGCAGGTACCACCTACGAATTTTCCGCCTGGATCATGAATGTCATGGCGCAGGTAACGCCCAACCCCAATGTGACCTTCCGGGTCAGCAATGCCGGCGGGACCGTCCTGGGCTCCTATACCACCGGTGAGATCCCCGTAACAGCCAGCCCGGCCTGGAAGCAGTTCGGGTTTTATTTTACCACTTCCTCCGAAACGGAAGTGGTGGTCACCGTACTAAACTCGGCTCCCAGCGCCATTCCCGGGAACGACCTGGCCCTGGATGATATCCAGTTCCGCCCCTGTGGGCCTACCGTCACCACCAGTTTCAGCAACGGTTCCGGCACACAAAATATTTGTGCGGGAGACGCAGCCGTTTTCCAGCTGACCGGCAGCCTCTCCAATGGCTATGCCAGCCCGGCCTACCAATGGCAGGTCAGCAAGGACAATGGCGCTACCTGGAATGATATTTCCGGGGCCATATCCCTCAGCTATACTACCCCCTCCACCCCCGCGGCAGGCACCTACCTGTACCGGCTGGCGGTAGCCCAGGCAGGCAATATCGGCTCGGTCAACTGCCGCATTGCTTCCACCCCGCTCACTATTATAGTGCATGGCAATACTGTGCCGGGCGCGTCCAGCAATAACCCCGCCTGTGTAGGGGAAACCATACAACTAAGTGCCAATACAGGCGCCGTCAGCTACCAGTGGACCGGCCCCAACAGTTTTAGCAGCAATGAACAAAACCCTGTGATCACCGCCGTTTCCACCGTGGTCAATGGTACTTACACCGTCATTACTACCAGCCAGTACGGGTGTACCAGCACAGGGTCGACGGCGATAGAAGTGAACCCGGTGCCCACTGCCATTGCAGGCAGCGATGTGGCTATTTGCGAGGGCGCAGCTGCCTTATTACAGGGAGGCGGTGGCACCGGCACTTCTACGTTCTCCTGGTTGCCAGTGACCGGCCTCAGCAGCCCCGGCACAGCCAGCACCCAGGCCGCTCCCACTGACAGCACGGCCTATGTGCTCACCGTATTCAACGGCCAATGCCGTGGTTATGATACCGTGAATGTATTTGTCTGGAAAAAACCCGTAGCCAATGCCGGGCCGGACCAGGCTATCCATGAAGGCAATTCCGTCCGCCTGAGCGGCAGCGCCGGTGGAACTGATATCTATTTTTCCTGGTCGCCCTTGTACGCCATCAACGATGCCGGCACCCTCCAGCCACTGGTAAGTCCCACCCAGGATAGCAGCTATACCCTGCTGGTGAGTTCTGAACATGGCTGCACAGCGTCATCCGACAAAGTATTTGTGCGGGTATACAAAAAGCTCAGCATCCCCAACGTCTTTTCCCCCAACAATGACGGCATTCATGATACCTGGCGGGTGGACCAGCTCAGCAGTTACCCGCAGTCTGTGCTCTCGGTCTTTAACCGGAATGGTCAGCTGGTATTCAGGACCACCGGCAATGCCCGCGAATGGGATGGACGGTATAACGGGCAGCCCGTTCCAGTGGGCACTTACTATTATATCATAGACCTGAAAAGCGGCATCCCCAATTTCTCGGGCTGGGTAATGGTATTACGATGA
- a CDS encoding type IX secretion system membrane protein PorP/SprF, which translates to MTIQTRHIQPAIGLLLLLGPLFHRTVHAQQQPHYTQYILNQYILNPALTGIENYTDIKLSHRHQWSGLQGSPVTTYFTVHAPLGKADYRTTATSFDVPGQNPRGQRYWESYTAAVPHHGIGAQVVNDVTGALSHFNALLTYAYHIGISPRTSLSAGFGAGFSRFSLNSAKLNFGTTTVDPIVYSSGVLNKMTANFSAGLYLYAADYFIGLSAQQLAPARLSYTDNTISTTGQTVPHFFATAGYRFLLDEDFNLIPSLMLKYVSPLPVQPELNIKLQYRDVLWLGTSARYKDGYAAMFGLKAGNALHIGYSYDRTTSSLNNYSTGSHELLLGFILGNKYSDACPRNIW; encoded by the coding sequence ATGACTATACAAACAAGGCATATCCAACCGGCCATCGGTCTCCTGCTCCTGTTAGGCCCTCTCTTTCACCGGACGGTCCATGCACAGCAGCAACCCCACTATACCCAATATATTCTGAACCAGTATATCCTCAATCCTGCACTGACCGGGATAGAGAATTATACAGATATTAAGCTCAGTCACCGCCACCAGTGGTCCGGCCTGCAGGGTTCACCGGTCACTACCTATTTCACAGTTCACGCCCCACTGGGTAAAGCAGATTACCGGACCACCGCCACTTCTTTTGATGTACCCGGGCAAAATCCCCGCGGCCAGCGCTACTGGGAATCCTATACCGCCGCCGTACCGCACCATGGCATCGGGGCACAGGTAGTGAATGATGTAACAGGGGCGCTCAGTCACTTCAACGCTTTACTGACCTATGCCTATCATATCGGCATTTCCCCGCGCACCAGTCTGTCCGCCGGTTTCGGCGCGGGTTTCAGCAGGTTCAGCCTTAACAGCGCAAAGCTGAATTTTGGCACCACTACAGTTGACCCGATCGTCTATTCATCGGGCGTACTCAATAAAATGACTGCTAACTTTTCTGCAGGACTTTATCTCTATGCGGCGGATTATTTTATCGGCCTGTCGGCCCAGCAGCTGGCGCCTGCCAGGCTGAGCTACACTGACAATACCATCAGTACTACCGGTCAGACAGTGCCCCATTTTTTTGCTACTGCCGGGTACCGATTTTTGCTGGATGAAGACTTCAACCTGATCCCTTCTTTAATGCTTAAATATGTATCACCACTACCAGTACAGCCCGAGCTGAATATCAAACTGCAGTACCGCGATGTACTCTGGCTGGGGACCAGCGCCCGGTATAAGGATGGGTATGCGGCCATGTTTGGGTTGAAAGCGGGCAACGCGCTGCACATCGGTTATTCGTACGATCGCACTACGTCGTCACTCAACAACTACAGCACCGGATCGCACGAATTACTGCTCGGGTTCATCCTTGGCAATAAGTACAGCGATGCCTGTCCGCGGAATATCTGGTAG
- the atpE gene encoding ATP synthase F0 subunit C, producing the protein MDLLNVVMLDSLANAGGALGAGLAAIGAGIGIGQIGKSAVESIARQPEAVNDIRSNMILTAALIEGAALFGIIVGFLAMVL; encoded by the coding sequence ATGGATTTACTGAATGTAGTTATGCTGGATTCACTGGCTAATGCTGGTGGTGCTCTCGGTGCAGGTCTGGCTGCCATTGGTGCCGGTATCGGCATTGGTCAGATCGGTAAAAGCGCTGTTGAGTCTATCGCTCGTCAGCCTGAAGCAGTGAACGACATCCGTTCCAACATGATCCTGACTGCGGCCCTGATTGAAGGTGCTGCCCTGTTCGGAATCATTGTAGGCTTCCTCGCCATGGTACTCTAA
- a CDS encoding ABC transporter ATP-binding protein — MADKGKEKKIFEFSLLRRVFQFAAPYRRKFYISLALAILLALLSPIRPWLIQLTINDWVADGAAATDLVEKIRLVDIVIWVTVIQIVLLLVESAFRFYFSFLTAWLGQTVVKDLRVKVYKKVLGLNLSQFDKTPIGTLTTRTINDIEAINDIFADGLIPIIADLLSIIAVLVFMLASDWQLTLVALAPFPVLIVATWFFKESVNKSFIRVRNAVAALNAFVQEHITGMFVVQAFASDQREFDKFKKINREHRNSNIKAIFAYSVFFPVVEIVLAVGTSLLVWWAATHALQLEGKPAEDLIGKMISFYLCLNLLFRPLRVIADKFNVLQMGMIASERVFKVLDNDDYVKKDGQYAPTQLKGKLEFDNVSFAYVDDRYVLKNVSFKAEPGETVAIVGHTGSGKTTIISLLNRLYHIQKGAIRIDDVNIEDYQLDALRGKVGVVLQDVFLFSGSVLENITLRNPAISRDEVIAAAKLIDLHDFIMQLPGGYDYNVMERGSSLSLGQRQLLSFIRALLYNPGILILDEATSSVDTESEQLIQKAIDKLIAGRTSIVIAHRLSTIRKASRIIVLDKGEVKEIGNHEELMERQGYYYKLHQMQFEKQVVNG, encoded by the coding sequence ATGGCAGATAAAGGGAAGGAGAAGAAAATATTCGAGTTCAGTTTGCTCAGGCGGGTGTTCCAGTTTGCAGCGCCTTACCGCAGGAAATTCTATATTTCACTGGCGCTGGCTATCCTGTTGGCGCTCCTTTCACCCATCCGCCCCTGGCTCATCCAGTTGACCATTAATGATTGGGTAGCAGACGGTGCTGCCGCCACCGATCTGGTTGAAAAGATCCGGCTGGTGGATATTGTGATCTGGGTGACCGTGATCCAGATAGTCCTGCTGCTGGTGGAATCAGCCTTCCGTTTTTATTTTTCTTTTCTCACCGCCTGGCTGGGTCAGACCGTAGTGAAAGACCTGCGGGTGAAAGTCTATAAAAAAGTACTGGGGTTGAACCTGTCCCAGTTTGACAAAACCCCTATCGGCACCCTTACCACCCGTACCATCAATGATATTGAAGCCATCAATGATATTTTTGCCGATGGCCTGATCCCCATCATCGCTGACCTGCTCTCCATCATTGCGGTGCTGGTCTTCATGCTGGCGTCCGACTGGCAGCTGACCCTGGTGGCCCTGGCGCCTTTCCCCGTGCTGATTGTAGCCACCTGGTTCTTCAAGGAAAGCGTCAACAAATCCTTTATCCGCGTGCGCAATGCGGTGGCTGCGCTGAATGCTTTTGTGCAGGAACATATCACCGGCATGTTTGTGGTGCAGGCCTTTGCTTCCGATCAGCGGGAGTTTGACAAATTCAAAAAGATCAACCGAGAACACCGCAATTCCAATATCAAGGCCATTTTTGCCTATTCCGTTTTCTTCCCCGTAGTGGAAATTGTGCTGGCCGTAGGCACCAGCCTGCTGGTCTGGTGGGCCGCCACCCATGCCCTGCAGCTGGAGGGCAAGCCGGCCGAAGACCTGATTGGCAAAATGATCTCCTTCTATCTCTGCCTGAACCTGCTGTTCCGCCCGCTGCGGGTGATAGCTGATAAATTCAACGTGCTGCAGATGGGCATGATTGCCAGTGAACGCGTGTTCAAAGTGCTGGACAATGATGACTATGTAAAGAAGGACGGGCAGTACGCACCCACACAGCTTAAAGGCAAGCTGGAATTCGATAATGTGTCCTTTGCCTATGTGGATGATCGCTATGTGCTGAAAAATGTCTCTTTCAAAGCGGAGCCCGGGGAAACGGTGGCTATTGTAGGCCATACGGGCAGCGGAAAAACAACCATTATCAGCCTGCTCAACAGGCTATACCATATACAGAAAGGCGCTATCAGGATTGACGATGTCAATATCGAGGACTACCAGCTGGATGCCTTGCGCGGGAAGGTTGGCGTGGTATTGCAGGATGTGTTCCTGTTCTCCGGCTCGGTGCTGGAAAATATCACCCTGCGGAACCCGGCTATCAGCCGCGATGAGGTGATTGCCGCCGCCAAGTTGATAGACCTGCACGATTTCATCATGCAGCTTCCCGGGGGATATGATTACAATGTCATGGAAAGGGGAAGCAGTCTTTCCCTGGGCCAGCGGCAGCTCCTGTCCTTCATCCGGGCCCTCCTGTACAACCCGGGCATCCTGATCCTGGACGAAGCCACTTCTTCTGTTGATACCGAAAGCGAGCAGCTGATCCAGAAAGCCATCGACAAACTGATTGCCGGCCGGACATCCATTGTAATAGCCCACCGCCTCTCCACTATCCGGAAAGCCAGCCGGATCATTGTGCTGGACAAAGGAGAAGTGAAGGAGATCGGCAACCATGAAGAGCTGATGGAGCGCCAGGGCTATTACTATAAGCTGCACCAGATGCAGTTTGAGAAGCAGGTGGTCAATGGCTGA
- a CDS encoding response regulator — protein sequence MDSKGKKILIADDEPDILEIIQYNLLKEGYDVATARDGDDALVKAKSNHPDLIVLDIMMPKKNGVEVCEILRAQPNFKDTLIIFLTALSDESSHIKGLETGADDYVSKPISPKVLVSRVNALFRRVNKEPEDKVIRIDNLEIDPVKFEAKVDGQAVVLAKKEFELLYLLASRPGRVFLRNEILNHVWGNDVIVGDRTIDVHIRKVRQKLGIDCITTVKGVGYKFDM from the coding sequence ATGGATTCAAAAGGAAAGAAGATTTTAATTGCTGACGACGAACCGGATATCCTGGAGATCATACAATACAACCTGTTGAAAGAAGGATATGACGTAGCTACTGCCCGGGATGGTGACGACGCCCTGGTCAAAGCCAAATCAAATCATCCGGACCTGATTGTGCTGGACATCATGATGCCCAAGAAGAATGGCGTGGAAGTATGTGAGATCCTCCGTGCACAGCCTAATTTCAAGGATACCCTGATCATTTTCCTCACCGCCCTCAGCGACGAGAGCTCTCATATAAAAGGCCTGGAAACTGGCGCCGACGACTATGTCAGCAAGCCCATCAGCCCCAAAGTACTGGTCAGCCGCGTGAACGCCCTGTTCCGCAGGGTCAATAAAGAGCCGGAAGACAAAGTGATCCGGATCGATAACCTGGAAATAGACCCCGTAAAATTTGAGGCTAAAGTTGACGGTCAGGCAGTTGTGCTGGCTAAAAAGGAATTTGAACTCCTTTACCTGCTGGCTTCCCGCCCGGGCCGCGTGTTCCTCCGCAACGAGATCCTCAACCATGTATGGGGTAACGATGTGATCGTGGGCGACCGCACCATTGATGTCCATATCCGCAAAGTGCGGCAGAAACTGGGCATTGATTGTATCACCACTGTAAAAGGAGTGGGTTATAAGTTTGACATGTAG
- a CDS encoding polysaccharide biosynthesis C-terminal domain-containing protein, giving the protein MSIKKLAGQTLWYGVPRMVSRFLNFGVSLLGFRLYLPDESSPYTQIYAIIPFLNILFTYGLETSYFRFAQTTERQKLYNTLNVSIIGSTILLTAFLFLFKAPITDFISMQKHPEFVTWMIWIVFFDTLYTIPLAKLRQEERPRKYAFINVFSVLLNLLLILFFYYVARPAHEADPYTFLGQWFNPEIGIGYFIIANLITSAVCLLLLWKEFTGFQFRFDKTLWKEVMRYSYPLTIVGLGGMINEMLSRLVYQKVLDAPLQQKEFELGVFGANYKLAVLITIFIQIFRLAAEPFFFNQSRNDGAQKMYARVMKFFVIACCFMFLVVALFLDVWKMLIASRHPEYAQGIHIVPILSMGSVFLGIYYNLSVWYKLTNRNMTGAYITIAGAVITVALNILLIPRFHYTGAAWATFTCYLFMMVISYVLGQKHYPIPYPKKKLITYLLICTVFYVLHEVIARNLPAGASYYKICYYGSSLLFLGLFTWLIAKVERREIQRLPLIGKYFGGAARPANG; this is encoded by the coding sequence TTGAGCATTAAGAAATTAGCAGGACAAACACTCTGGTACGGCGTTCCCCGCATGGTTAGCAGGTTCCTAAATTTCGGGGTGAGCCTCCTTGGCTTCCGGCTTTACCTGCCTGATGAATCCTCGCCCTATACCCAGATCTATGCAATTATCCCATTTCTCAATATCCTGTTTACCTACGGGCTGGAAACCAGCTATTTCCGTTTTGCACAGACCACGGAGAGGCAGAAACTTTATAACACACTCAATGTTTCCATCATTGGTTCCACCATTCTGCTGACGGCATTCCTTTTCCTGTTCAAAGCACCCATTACAGATTTTATCAGCATGCAGAAGCATCCGGAGTTTGTGACCTGGATGATCTGGATTGTTTTTTTTGATACCCTTTACACTATCCCTCTGGCCAAGCTGCGGCAGGAAGAACGCCCGCGGAAATATGCTTTCATCAACGTATTCTCCGTTCTGTTGAACCTGCTGCTGATCCTGTTCTTCTATTATGTAGCCAGGCCCGCCCACGAGGCCGATCCCTATACCTTCCTGGGTCAGTGGTTCAATCCGGAGATCGGGATAGGCTATTTTATTATTGCCAACCTGATCACCAGTGCTGTATGCCTGTTGCTGCTCTGGAAGGAGTTCACCGGCTTCCAGTTCAGGTTTGATAAAACTTTATGGAAAGAAGTGATGCGGTACTCCTATCCGCTCACTATTGTGGGGCTGGGCGGTATGATCAATGAAATGCTGAGCCGGCTGGTATACCAGAAAGTGCTGGATGCCCCGCTTCAGCAGAAGGAATTTGAGCTGGGGGTCTTTGGCGCCAACTATAAACTGGCCGTGCTGATCACCATCTTCATCCAGATCTTCCGCCTGGCGGCCGAACCTTTCTTTTTTAACCAGTCCAGGAATGATGGAGCCCAGAAAATGTATGCCCGGGTGATGAAGTTCTTTGTCATCGCCTGCTGCTTCATGTTCCTGGTGGTAGCGCTTTTCCTGGATGTCTGGAAAATGCTGATCGCCTCCAGGCACCCGGAATATGCACAGGGCATCCATATTGTGCCCATCCTGTCCATGGGCAGCGTATTCCTGGGGATCTATTATAACCTGTCAGTCTGGTACAAGCTCACCAACCGCAATATGACGGGCGCCTATATCACCATTGCGGGCGCCGTGATCACCGTTGCGCTCAATATCCTCCTGATACCGCGTTTCCACTATACAGGCGCGGCATGGGCCACTTTTACCTGCTATCTATTTATGATGGTGATCAGCTATGTGCTGGGACAGAAACATTATCCCATCCCCTATCCCAAAAAGAAACTGATCACCTACCTGCTGATCTGCACGGTATTTTATGTCCTGCATGAGGTCATTGCCCGTAACCTCCCGGCCGGGGCTTCCTATTACAAAATCTGCTACTATGGTTCGTCCCTGCTCTTCCTGGGGCTGTTCACCTGGCTGATTGCCAAAGTGGAACGCAGGGAGATACAGCGCCTGCCGCTGATAGGCAAGTATTTTGGGGGAGCAGCCAGGCCGGCCAATGGGTAG
- the atpH gene encoding ATP synthase F1 subunit delta, whose protein sequence is MPNPRLAGRYAKSLVDLALERGQLEEVYSDMLWLQQACNTSRDFLSLLRSPVIKADKKLAIVEGIAAGRLTELTAGFLRLTINKGRESNLPEIIAAFVQQYKDHKGIHTVKLTTAVAASDALKEQIISVVQEQTALRNIELEAEVDETIIGGFKLEIGDSLIDASVLYDLNKIRTQFLKNDFVFNIR, encoded by the coding sequence ATGCCCAATCCCCGTTTAGCAGGAAGATATGCCAAAAGCCTCGTAGACCTGGCCCTGGAAAGAGGTCAGCTGGAGGAGGTATACAGTGATATGCTGTGGCTGCAGCAAGCCTGCAACACAAGCCGCGATTTCCTGAGCCTGCTCCGCAGTCCGGTGATCAAGGCTGATAAGAAGCTCGCGATCGTAGAAGGCATTGCAGCCGGTCGCCTGACCGAACTGACTGCCGGGTTCCTCCGCCTTACCATCAATAAAGGCCGTGAGTCCAACCTGCCGGAGATCATTGCAGCCTTCGTTCAACAGTATAAGGACCATAAAGGCATCCATACTGTAAAGCTCACTACCGCTGTAGCGGCGAGTGACGCCCTGAAGGAGCAGATCATCAGCGTGGTACAGGAGCAGACCGCCCTCAGGAATATTGAGCTGGAAGCTGAAGTGGACGAAACCATTATTGGCGGTTTCAAGCTGGAGATCGGCGATAGCCTGATTGACGCCAGCGTTCTGTATGACCTGAACAAGATCAGGACCCAGTTCCTGAAGAATGATTTTGTATTTAATATCAGATAG
- a CDS encoding ATP-binding protein — protein sequence MFSTKNLSPRQLAAFTAALLSVPIAIGISLFTANWRVGIGSLAVIFIGSYALIIFTLERFIYRKIKLIYKLIHQTKATKKEEVYFKYILPQKSIDEVREDVEAWGERRNREIEVLRQNEAFRKEFLQNLSHEFKTPIFAIQSYVETLLGGAMDEVNVRKKFLENTAKNVDRLVNLVNDLDEISRLESGEQLLYKQNFVIQDLIRETYDSLSIKTNAKNIRTAIKKGCEAPITVFADKEKIKQVLTNLVENATKYGKPNGSIVASIYKTDDQQVLVEISDDGIGIEGEHLDRIFERFYRTDTARSRDKGGTGLGLAICKHIIEAHGQSIHARSTPEVGTTIGFTLTTKRD from the coding sequence ATGTTCTCCACGAAAAACCTATCTCCCCGGCAACTGGCCGCTTTCACTGCGGCGCTCCTTTCGGTGCCTATAGCCATCGGCATATCCCTGTTTACAGCCAATTGGCGCGTAGGCATCGGCTCCCTGGCGGTGATCTTTATCGGCAGCTATGCCCTGATCATTTTCACCCTGGAACGGTTCATTTACCGTAAGATCAAACTGATCTACAAACTGATCCACCAGACCAAGGCCACCAAGAAAGAAGAAGTATATTTTAAATATATCCTGCCACAGAAAAGTATTGATGAAGTAAGGGAAGACGTGGAAGCCTGGGGCGAAAGAAGGAACCGGGAAATAGAAGTGCTTCGCCAGAACGAAGCCTTCCGGAAAGAATTCCTCCAGAACCTCTCGCACGAGTTCAAAACCCCCATCTTCGCTATCCAGAGTTACGTGGAAACCTTACTGGGCGGGGCTATGGATGAAGTGAACGTAAGAAAGAAATTCCTGGAAAATACGGCCAAGAACGTAGACCGCCTGGTCAACCTGGTGAATGACCTGGATGAGATCTCCCGCCTGGAAAGCGGTGAGCAGCTCTTATACAAACAGAACTTCGTGATCCAGGACCTGATCCGCGAAACCTACGATTCCCTGTCCATCAAGACCAATGCAAAAAACATCAGGACGGCCATCAAAAAAGGCTGTGAGGCGCCTATCACGGTCTTTGCAGATAAGGAGAAGATCAAACAGGTGCTGACCAACCTGGTGGAGAACGCCACCAAGTACGGCAAACCCAATGGCAGCATTGTGGCCAGTATTTATAAAACGGACGACCAGCAGGTGCTGGTGGAGATCAGTGACGATGGGATTGGCATTGAAGGCGAGCACCTGGACCGCATCTTTGAACGTTTTTACCGTACAGATACGGCCAGGAGCCGCGATAAAGGCGGTACCGGCCTCGGTCTCGCCATCTGTAAACATATTATTGAGGCGCATGGACAAAGTATCCATGCGCGCAGTACGCCGGAAGTGGGCACCACTATCGGTTTCACCCTGACCACCAAACGCGATTAG
- the atpB gene encoding F0F1 ATP synthase subunit A, translating into MTVRRLKSLPVAVFSVLVLLFSNASFAQDEHQGDHHEAAAPEEKKGFDATKIIFGHILDAHEFHFLDIVGEDGHAHPVSVPLPVILYSAERGFDVFLSSKLEHGHAIYNGYKLEGGKIIAVNEAGIKDESIKLLDLSMTRNVVQMLLALTILFFIMTSIAKKYKKGIGVTKAPTGLQNAIEPVITFVRDDVAKANLGSKYEKYLPYLLTVFFFILINNIFGLIPGSANVTGNIAVTAVLGVISFLVINISGNKHYWAHIFNPPGVPGFVKPILIVVEFLGIFIKPFALIIRLFANMVAGHIIIICLVSLIFIFGQLSPAIGWGASPVSIGFTVFIYLIEVLVAFLQAYIFTNLTAVFLGMAIEDPHHHDAHAHDTNGHKAEGADKYDDAVMV; encoded by the coding sequence ATGACGGTTAGAAGACTCAAATCCTTACCAGTAGCGGTTTTCAGCGTACTTGTATTGTTGTTTTCCAATGCTTCCTTTGCCCAGGATGAACACCAGGGCGATCATCATGAAGCCGCCGCTCCGGAGGAGAAAAAAGGATTTGATGCCACCAAGATCATTTTTGGCCACATATTGGACGCCCACGAGTTCCATTTCCTGGATATTGTAGGCGAGGACGGCCATGCGCATCCGGTATCTGTTCCCCTGCCTGTTATCCTGTATTCCGCCGAGCGCGGTTTTGATGTGTTCCTTTCTTCAAAGCTGGAACACGGGCATGCCATTTATAATGGCTACAAGCTGGAAGGCGGCAAGATCATAGCCGTTAATGAGGCTGGTATCAAAGATGAGTCCATCAAACTGCTGGACCTGTCCATGACCCGCAACGTGGTGCAGATGCTCCTGGCGCTGACCATCCTCTTCTTCATCATGACGAGCATTGCCAAAAAATACAAGAAAGGCATTGGCGTTACCAAGGCGCCCACAGGTCTTCAGAATGCCATTGAGCCTGTTATTACCTTTGTACGGGACGATGTGGCCAAGGCCAACCTGGGCAGCAAGTATGAAAAATACCTGCCTTACCTGCTCACTGTATTCTTCTTCATCCTCATCAACAATATTTTCGGCCTGATCCCCGGATCGGCTAACGTAACCGGTAATATTGCAGTCACGGCTGTGCTGGGTGTGATCTCCTTCCTGGTGATCAATATCAGCGGTAACAAACATTACTGGGCGCATATTTTCAATCCGCCCGGCGTTCCCGGTTTTGTAAAGCCGATCCTGATCGTGGTAGAGTTCCTGGGTATTTTCATTAAGCCCTTTGCCCTCATCATCAGGTTGTTCGCCAACATGGTGGCTGGTCACATCATCATTATCTGTCTGGTATCGCTGATCTTCATCTTTGGTCAGCTGAGCCCGGCTATTGGCTGGGGTGCTTCCCCGGTATCTATCGGTTTCACGGTGTTCATTTACCTGATCGAGGTACTGGTAGCCTTCCTGCAGGCCTATATCTTCACCAACCTGACCGCGGTATTCCTCGGTATGGCCATTGAAGATCCGCATCATCATGATGCGCATGCCCATGATACCAATGGTCATAAAGCCGAAGGCGCTGACAAATATGATGACGCCGTAATGGTATAG
- the atpF gene encoding F0F1 ATP synthase subunit B: protein MDLLIPDFGLLIWTTLAFLILLYLLGKFAWKPLLKSLKERETGIADSLATAERVKAEMAQLKSENEALLAKAREERAQLLKEARDTKDRIINEAKEQAKVEANKIVIEAQAAINQQKMAALTDVKNQVGKLVIEVAEKVLRRELSGKAEQENYIKELANDVKLN from the coding sequence ATGGATTTACTTATTCCCGACTTTGGATTACTGATCTGGACCACTTTAGCTTTCCTGATCCTGTTGTACCTGCTGGGCAAATTTGCCTGGAAGCCCCTGCTGAAGTCGCTGAAAGAAAGAGAGACCGGCATTGCCGACTCCCTGGCTACTGCTGAAAGGGTGAAAGCTGAGATGGCCCAGCTGAAAAGCGAGAATGAGGCCCTGCTGGCAAAAGCCCGCGAGGAAAGAGCACAGCTGCTGAAAGAAGCCCGTGATACCAAGGACAGGATCATCAACGAAGCCAAAGAACAGGCCAAGGTTGAAGCCAATAAAATTGTTATTGAGGCCCAGGCTGCTATCAACCAGCAGAAAATGGCTGCCCTCACGGATGTGAAGAACCAGGTAGGCAAGCTGGTGATTGAAGTTGCTGAAAAAGTACTGCGCCGCGAGCTGTCCGGTAAAGCAGAACAGGAAAACTATATTAAGGAACTGGCCAACGACGTGAAACTGAACTAA